A stretch of Primulina tabacum isolate GXHZ01 chromosome 13, ASM2559414v2, whole genome shotgun sequence DNA encodes these proteins:
- the LOC142522905 gene encoding amino acid permease 3-like isoform X2 yields MAHHQVIDLSFNASGGSKSFDDDGRLKRTGTVWTASAHIITAVIGSGVLSLAWATAQLGWVAGPTLLFLFSFVTYYTSALLAACYRTGDPDTGERNYTYMDAVRANLGGFQVKVCGVIQYLNLFGVGVGYTIASSISMMAIKRSNCFHSKGHDSPCKISSNPYMIAFGVIEIVFSQIPNFDQIWWLSIVAAIMSFTYSTIGLGLGIARVAESGKIMGSLTGIKIGTGLGEVTQIDKIWRSFQALGAIAFAYSYSLILIEIQDTIKSPPSEYKTMKKATLVSVVLTTIFYMFCGCFGYAAFGDLSPGNLLTGFGFYNPFWLLDIANLAIVIHLIGAYQVYCQPLFAFIEKTAAEWFPDSQFFAKEIPIPIPGCKPYKLNLFRLVWRTIFVIITTVISMLMPFFNDVVGILGAFGFWPLTVYYPVEMYIVQKRIPKWSTRWISLQILSMACLIISIAAAAGSFVGVAADLKVYKPFQS; encoded by the exons ATGGCG CACCACCAAGTCATCGATCTCTCCTTCAATGCGTCTGGCGGCTCCAAGAGTTTTGATGATGATGGACGACTTAAACGAACTG GAACTGTGTGGACTGCAAGTGCTCACATTATCACAGCTGTGATTGGATCTGGTGTGCTGTCCTTGGCTTGGGCCACGGCCCAGCTGGGATGGGTCGCGGGCCCCACTTTGTTGTTCCTGTTCTCGTTCGTCACATATTACACTTCTGCCCTTCTGGCGGCGTGCTACCGGACCGGCGACCCGGACACCGGCGAAAGGAACTACACTTACATGGATGCTGTTCGGGCAAATCTTG GTGGTTTTCAGGTGAAAGTCTGTGGGGTAATTCAGTATTTGAATCTTTTTGGTGTTGGTGTTGGTTACACCATTGCTTCTTCTATTAGCATGAT GGCTATCAAGAGATCTAATTGCTTTCATTCCAAAGGACATGATAGTCCTTGCAAAATCTCAAGCAATCCATACATGATTGCCTTTGGTGTGATCGAAATAGTCTTCTCTCAAATCCCCAATTTCGATCAAATATGGTGGCTTTCGATTGTCGCTGCTATCATGTCCTTCACTTACTCCACCATTGGTCTTGGCCTTGGCATCGCAAGAGTTGCAG AAAGTGGGAAAATCATGGGAAGCTTAACTGGGATTAAAATCGGGACAGGGTTGGGAGAAGTGACTCAAATTGATAAGATTTGGAGAAGCTTTCAAGCTCTCGGAGCTATAGCTTTTGCATATTCTTACTCCCTTATTCTTATCGAAATTCAG GATACGATCAAATCCCCTCCATCTGAATACAAAACAATGAAGAAAGCCACTCTAGTCAGTGTGGTGTTAACGACTATTTTCTACATGTTCTGTGGCTGCTTTGGCTACGCAGCATTTGGTGATCTTTCGCCCGGAAACTTACTCACCGGTTTTGGCTTCTACAATCCCTTCTGGCTCCTCGACATAGCGAATTTAGCCATTGTGATCCATCTAATCGGGGCCTACCAAGTCTACTGCCAACCCCTTTTCGCATTTATTGAGAAAACAGCAGCTGAATGGTTCCCTGATAGCCAATTTTTCGCAAAAGAAATCCCGATACCAATCCCAGGATGCAAACCATACAAGCTCAATCTATTCAGGCTCGTCTGGAGGACGATTTTCGTGATCATTACGACCGTGATATCTATGCTCATGCCATTCTTCAACGACGTTGTTGGGATTCTAGGCGCGTTTGGATTCTGGCCATTGACCGTTTATTATCCTGTGGAGATGTATATAGTGCAAAAGAGGATCCCCAAGTGGAGCACAAGATGGATAAGCCTTCAGATTTTGAGTATGGCTTGTTTGATTATATctattgctgctgctgctggttcATTTGTTGGTGTTGCTGCAGATCTCAAGGTTTACAAGCCATTTCaaagttga
- the LOC142522905 gene encoding amino acid permease 3-like isoform X1 — MVSDSIMQHHQVIDLSFNASGGSKSFDDDGRLKRTGTVWTASAHIITAVIGSGVLSLAWATAQLGWVAGPTLLFLFSFVTYYTSALLAACYRTGDPDTGERNYTYMDAVRANLGGFQVKVCGVIQYLNLFGVGVGYTIASSISMMAIKRSNCFHSKGHDSPCKISSNPYMIAFGVIEIVFSQIPNFDQIWWLSIVAAIMSFTYSTIGLGLGIARVAESGKIMGSLTGIKIGTGLGEVTQIDKIWRSFQALGAIAFAYSYSLILIEIQDTIKSPPSEYKTMKKATLVSVVLTTIFYMFCGCFGYAAFGDLSPGNLLTGFGFYNPFWLLDIANLAIVIHLIGAYQVYCQPLFAFIEKTAAEWFPDSQFFAKEIPIPIPGCKPYKLNLFRLVWRTIFVIITTVISMLMPFFNDVVGILGAFGFWPLTVYYPVEMYIVQKRIPKWSTRWISLQILSMACLIISIAAAAGSFVGVAADLKVYKPFQS, encoded by the exons atggtGAGTGATTCAATAATGCAGCACCACCAAGTCATCGATCTCTCCTTCAATGCGTCTGGCGGCTCCAAGAGTTTTGATGATGATGGACGACTTAAACGAACTG GAACTGTGTGGACTGCAAGTGCTCACATTATCACAGCTGTGATTGGATCTGGTGTGCTGTCCTTGGCTTGGGCCACGGCCCAGCTGGGATGGGTCGCGGGCCCCACTTTGTTGTTCCTGTTCTCGTTCGTCACATATTACACTTCTGCCCTTCTGGCGGCGTGCTACCGGACCGGCGACCCGGACACCGGCGAAAGGAACTACACTTACATGGATGCTGTTCGGGCAAATCTTG GTGGTTTTCAGGTGAAAGTCTGTGGGGTAATTCAGTATTTGAATCTTTTTGGTGTTGGTGTTGGTTACACCATTGCTTCTTCTATTAGCATGAT GGCTATCAAGAGATCTAATTGCTTTCATTCCAAAGGACATGATAGTCCTTGCAAAATCTCAAGCAATCCATACATGATTGCCTTTGGTGTGATCGAAATAGTCTTCTCTCAAATCCCCAATTTCGATCAAATATGGTGGCTTTCGATTGTCGCTGCTATCATGTCCTTCACTTACTCCACCATTGGTCTTGGCCTTGGCATCGCAAGAGTTGCAG AAAGTGGGAAAATCATGGGAAGCTTAACTGGGATTAAAATCGGGACAGGGTTGGGAGAAGTGACTCAAATTGATAAGATTTGGAGAAGCTTTCAAGCTCTCGGAGCTATAGCTTTTGCATATTCTTACTCCCTTATTCTTATCGAAATTCAG GATACGATCAAATCCCCTCCATCTGAATACAAAACAATGAAGAAAGCCACTCTAGTCAGTGTGGTGTTAACGACTATTTTCTACATGTTCTGTGGCTGCTTTGGCTACGCAGCATTTGGTGATCTTTCGCCCGGAAACTTACTCACCGGTTTTGGCTTCTACAATCCCTTCTGGCTCCTCGACATAGCGAATTTAGCCATTGTGATCCATCTAATCGGGGCCTACCAAGTCTACTGCCAACCCCTTTTCGCATTTATTGAGAAAACAGCAGCTGAATGGTTCCCTGATAGCCAATTTTTCGCAAAAGAAATCCCGATACCAATCCCAGGATGCAAACCATACAAGCTCAATCTATTCAGGCTCGTCTGGAGGACGATTTTCGTGATCATTACGACCGTGATATCTATGCTCATGCCATTCTTCAACGACGTTGTTGGGATTCTAGGCGCGTTTGGATTCTGGCCATTGACCGTTTATTATCCTGTGGAGATGTATATAGTGCAAAAGAGGATCCCCAAGTGGAGCACAAGATGGATAAGCCTTCAGATTTTGAGTATGGCTTGTTTGATTATATctattgctgctgctgctggttcATTTGTTGGTGTTGCTGCAGATCTCAAGGTTTACAAGCCATTTCaaagttga